A window of Elgaria multicarinata webbii isolate HBS135686 ecotype San Diego chromosome 2, rElgMul1.1.pri, whole genome shotgun sequence contains these coding sequences:
- the COPS8 gene encoding COP9 signalosome complex subunit 8, whose protein sequence is MPVAVMAAASGAFSYRKLLEQCETQELEAPGGIATPPVYAQLLALYLLHNDMNNARYLWKRIPPALKSANPELGAIWSVGQRIWQRDFPGIYTTIGAHQWSESIQPIMEALRDATRRRAFGLVSQAYTSISADDFAAFVGLPLEEAVKGVLDQGWQADSSTRMVLPKKPGPQEPSFNRFHPLSEPAPVPPIPNEQQLARLTDYVAFLEN, encoded by the exons ATGCCAGTGGCGGTGATGGCGGCGGCGAGCGGCGCCTTCAGCTACCGGAAGCTGCTGGAGCAGTGCGAGACCCAGGAGCTGGAG gctCCTGGAGGAATAGCAACACCACCTGTTTATGCCCAACTCCTAGCTTTATATCTTTTGCATAATGACAT GAATAATGCACGGTACCTATGGAAAAGAATCCCTCCTGCTCTCAAGTCT GCGAATCCTGAACTTGGTGCAATTTGGTCAGTAGGGCAGAGAATCTGGCAAAGAGATTTCCCTGGAATTTATACAACAATTGGTGCACACCAGTGGTCTGAGTCGATTCAGCCAATCATGGAAGCACTTAGAG ATGCAACCAGGCGGCGAGCTTTTGGACTGGTGTCTCAAGCATATACCTCAATAAGTGCAGATGACTTTGCAGCCTTTGTTGGGCTTCCACTAGAGGAAGCAGTGAAAG GAGTTCTTGATCAGGGATGGCAAGCGGATTCCTCAACTCGCATGGTTCTGCCTAAAAAGCCGG GTCCCCAGGAGCCTTCATTTAACAGATTCCATCCATTATCAG AACCGGCTCCAGTCCCACCAATTCCTAATGAACAGCAGTTGGCCCGGTTAACTGACTATGTGGCTTTCCTTGAAAACTGA